In the genome of Solibacillus silvestris, one region contains:
- a CDS encoding acetyl-CoA acetyltransferase (Catalyzes the synthesis of acetoacetyl coenzyme A from two molecules of acetyl coenzyme A. It can also act as a thiolase, catalyzing the reverse reaction and generating two-carbon units from the four-carbon product of fatty acid oxidation), whose protein sequence is MSRTVILDGARTPFGKFGGALSSLKASDLGGIAIKEALVKANVSADEVNEVIIGTVLQAGQGQIPSRQAATKAGIPWNVKTETINKVCASGMRSVTLADQLIRLGDEEVIVAGGMESMSNAPYYMPKGRFGLRMGDASLVDGMIYDGLSCAFHPKQVHMGIYGNSTANKFEISREQQDAWAVRSHEKALAAMDSGKFAEEIVAVEIPQRKGEPLRIETDEAPRAGTTLETLTKLKSAFSSDGTITAGNAPGVNDGACALVLMSEEKAHQENRQPLATILAHAEVGVAPEDFPQTPGLVINELLKKSGKTLEDIDLIEINEAFAAVALVSNQISGLDESKVNVNGGAVALGHPIGASGARIILTLAYELKRRGGGLGIAAICSGGGQGDAVLIEVTN, encoded by the coding sequence TTGTCGAGAACAGTCATTTTAGACGGCGCACGAACACCATTCGGTAAATTTGGTGGTGCATTAAGTTCATTAAAAGCAAGTGATTTAGGCGGAATTGCAATTAAAGAAGCATTGGTAAAGGCCAATGTATCAGCAGATGAGGTAAATGAAGTCATTATTGGAACCGTATTGCAGGCGGGACAGGGGCAAATCCCTTCAAGGCAAGCTGCAACAAAAGCGGGAATTCCTTGGAATGTGAAAACCGAAACAATTAACAAAGTATGTGCTTCAGGCATGCGCAGTGTTACTCTTGCCGATCAGCTTATTCGATTAGGGGACGAAGAAGTAATCGTGGCAGGTGGAATGGAATCGATGTCAAACGCACCGTACTATATGCCAAAAGGTAGATTTGGTTTGCGTATGGGAGATGCTAGTTTAGTAGATGGCATGATTTATGATGGTTTGTCTTGTGCCTTCCATCCGAAACAAGTGCATATGGGCATTTACGGTAATAGCACAGCGAACAAGTTTGAGATTTCTCGTGAACAGCAGGATGCATGGGCGGTACGTAGCCATGAAAAAGCATTGGCGGCAATGGACTCAGGGAAATTTGCAGAGGAAATCGTAGCAGTGGAAATTCCACAGCGTAAAGGCGAACCACTTCGTATTGAGACGGACGAGGCACCGCGAGCAGGGACAACATTGGAAACGCTAACAAAATTAAAGTCGGCATTCAGCAGTGACGGTACAATTACAGCTGGTAATGCCCCAGGTGTGAATGACGGAGCATGTGCACTAGTACTAATGAGTGAAGAAAAAGCACATCAGGAAAACCGTCAGCCACTTGCAACAATTCTCGCGCATGCGGAAGTAGGGGTAGCACCTGAAGATTTCCCGCAAACACCGGGACTTGTAATAAATGAGTTGCTAAAAAAATCTGGCAAAACATTGGAAGACATTGATTTAATCGAAATTAATGAAGCATTCGCAGCGGTTGCTCTTGTAAGCAATCAAATTAGCGGACTGGATGAGAGCAAAGTAAATGTTAACGGGGGTGCCGTAGCTTTAGGACATCCGATTGGAGCAAGTGGTGCCCGTATTATATTAACACTCGCTTACGAACTGAAGCGTCGTGGGGGCGGTCTAGGAATTGCGGCTATTTGTTCTGGCGGCGGTCAAGGGGACGCGGTATTAATCGAAGTAACAAATTAA
- a CDS encoding 3-hydroxybutyryl-CoA dehydrogenase (converts (S)-3-hydroxybutanoyl-CoA to 3-acetoacetyl-CoA): MAIQKVMVIGAGQMGSGIAQVCAQAGYEVILNDMKDEFFERGLNTITKNLVRDVEKGRKTEEEKFAVLARITKSLTIEDAKDADIIIEAAVENMDIKQSIFKQLDEIAPKHAILATNTSSLPITEIAAVTKRPEQVIGMHFMNPVPVMKLVEIIRGLATADEVYETVAEMTKQLGKTGVEVNDFPGFISNRILLPMINEAIYALYEGVASKEAIDDVMKMGMNHPMGPLTLADFIGLDTCLSIMEILHEGLGDSKYRPCPLLRKYVAAGWLGKKSGRGFYIYES, translated from the coding sequence ATGGCAATTCAAAAAGTAATGGTCATCGGCGCAGGGCAAATGGGTTCCGGGATCGCACAAGTTTGTGCACAGGCAGGCTATGAAGTCATTTTGAATGATATGAAGGATGAATTTTTCGAACGCGGTTTAAATACCATAACGAAAAATTTGGTACGCGATGTTGAAAAGGGCCGTAAAACAGAAGAAGAAAAATTTGCTGTTTTAGCTCGAATTACTAAATCATTGACGATTGAAGATGCAAAAGACGCGGACATTATCATTGAAGCGGCAGTTGAAAACATGGATATTAAACAATCGATTTTTAAGCAGCTTGATGAAATTGCACCTAAGCATGCCATTTTAGCGACGAATACATCGAGTTTACCGATTACCGAAATTGCGGCAGTGACAAAACGACCTGAGCAAGTAATTGGTATGCACTTCATGAATCCGGTTCCAGTCATGAAGCTTGTTGAAATTATTCGCGGATTGGCAACAGCGGATGAAGTGTATGAAACGGTTGCTGAAATGACAAAGCAGCTGGGGAAAACAGGTGTGGAAGTAAATGATTTCCCGGGCTTTATTTCAAATCGTATTTTATTGCCAATGATCAATGAAGCAATTTATGCATTGTATGAAGGCGTAGCGTCGAAAGAAGCAATTGACGATGTGATGAAAATGGGGATGAACCATCCGATGGGTCCATTAACATTAGCTGATTTTATCGGGTTGGATACATGCTTGTCGATTATGGAAATTTTACACGAAGGACTAGGTGACAGTAAGTATCGTCCATGTCCGTTATTACGCAAATATGTGGCAGCCGGCTGGTTAGGCAAAAAGAGCGGTCGAGGGTTCTACATATACGAAAGCTGA
- a CDS encoding acyl-CoA dehydrogenase has product MNLQFTDEQLMMRNMVRDFAKTEIEPFIEQMEVGEFPRHLLTKMGELGLMGITAPAEYGGAEMDFTSYIIAIHELSKVSAVMGVILSVHTSVGTNPILYFGNEEQKKKYVPKLASGESIGAFCLTEPSAGSDAGSLKTRAVRDGEHYVLDGAKVFITNGGEADVYIVFASTDPEAGSRGISAFIVEKNTPGLIIGKDERKMGLHGSRTVQLTFENMRVPAENLLGQEGDGFKIALANLDVGRIGIAAQSLGIAEAALEAATAYAKERIQFGKPIAQQQGVGFKLADMATAVEASKLLVYRAANMRSEGLSCGKEASMAKLFASQTAMDTAIEAVQILGGYGYTEDYPVERYFRDAKVTQIYEGTSEIQRIVISKNVMG; this is encoded by the coding sequence ATGAATTTACAATTTACTGATGAGCAGTTGATGATGCGTAACATGGTTCGTGACTTTGCTAAAACCGAAATTGAACCGTTTATCGAGCAAATGGAAGTGGGAGAGTTTCCGAGGCATTTGCTGACGAAAATGGGTGAGCTTGGTCTGATGGGAATTACTGCACCTGCTGAATATGGCGGGGCGGAAATGGATTTTACTTCCTACATTATAGCGATTCATGAGCTGTCGAAAGTAAGTGCGGTAATGGGTGTTATTTTATCAGTGCATACTTCTGTCGGCACAAATCCGATATTATATTTCGGCAATGAAGAACAAAAGAAAAAGTATGTACCGAAGCTAGCAAGTGGAGAATCGATCGGAGCATTTTGTTTAACAGAGCCAAGTGCCGGTAGTGATGCAGGTTCACTGAAAACTCGGGCAGTTCGTGACGGCGAACATTATGTGCTGGACGGCGCAAAAGTGTTTATTACAAATGGTGGGGAAGCCGATGTGTATATCGTCTTTGCTTCTACCGATCCGGAAGCAGGTTCTCGGGGGATTTCCGCATTTATCGTAGAGAAAAATACACCAGGTCTGATAATCGGAAAAGACGAGCGAAAAATGGGTCTTCACGGTTCTCGTACAGTTCAGCTTACATTTGAAAACATGCGCGTTCCTGCAGAAAACCTGCTCGGGCAAGAAGGGGATGGCTTTAAAATTGCATTGGCCAACTTGGATGTAGGACGAATCGGCATTGCAGCTCAAAGTTTAGGAATTGCCGAAGCAGCATTGGAAGCGGCAACTGCCTATGCAAAAGAGCGGATCCAGTTCGGAAAGCCAATTGCCCAGCAGCAAGGGGTCGGCTTCAAGCTTGCCGATATGGCAACAGCAGTGGAAGCTTCGAAACTGCTCGTCTACCGAGCTGCCAACATGCGCAGTGAAGGGCTGTCATGCGGAAAAGAAGCATCGATGGCAAAACTGTTTGCTTCTCAAACAGCGATGGATACAGCGATAGAAGCCGTACAAATATTAGGCGGCTACGGCTATACCGAAGACTATCCGGTGGAACGCTATTTCCGCGACGCAAAAGTTACACAAATTTACGAAGGCACAAGCGAAATCCAGCGCATCGTTATTAGTAAGAATGTGATGGGGTGA
- a CDS encoding acyl-CoA dehydrogenase — MNFQLSEEHQQLREMIRDFAINEVAPTAEHRDEHEEFDRGIFDKMAELGLTGIPWPEEYGGAGFDYLAYCIAVEELSRVCASTGVTLSAHTSLAGWPIFKFGNEEQKQKYLRPMAEGKKIGAYGLTEPGSGSDAGGMKTYAVKDGDDYILNGSKIFITNGGVADIYVVFAVTDPEAKNGTTAFIVEADYPGFSVGKKEKKLGIRSSPTTEIIFDNCRVPKENVLGEEGQGFIIAMKTLDGGRNGIAAQAVGIAQGALDAAVDYAKERVQFGKPITANQGISFKLADMATEIEASRLLTYQAAWLESNDLPYGKASAMAKLLAGDTAMKVTTEAVQVFGGYGYTKDYPVERYMRDAKITQIYEGTQEIQRLVISRMITK; from the coding sequence ATGAACTTTCAATTATCAGAAGAACACCAACAATTACGCGAAATGATTCGCGATTTTGCAATCAATGAAGTAGCACCAACAGCAGAGCACCGCGATGAGCACGAAGAATTCGACCGAGGCATTTTCGATAAAATGGCCGAGCTAGGCTTAACAGGTATTCCTTGGCCGGAAGAATATGGCGGAGCAGGGTTTGACTACTTAGCATACTGTATCGCAGTTGAAGAATTGTCACGTGTTTGTGCATCGACAGGGGTAACATTGTCAGCACATACATCACTTGCAGGCTGGCCGATTTTCAAATTCGGTAACGAAGAGCAAAAGCAAAAATATCTTCGTCCAATGGCAGAAGGTAAGAAAATCGGTGCTTACGGTTTAACAGAGCCAGGTTCAGGCAGTGATGCAGGCGGAATGAAAACATATGCCGTAAAAGACGGGGACGACTATATTTTAAACGGTTCGAAAATCTTCATTACAAATGGTGGAGTGGCAGATATTTATGTCGTATTTGCGGTGACAGATCCGGAAGCGAAAAATGGTACGACTGCCTTTATCGTTGAAGCAGACTACCCAGGCTTCTCTGTAGGGAAAAAAGAGAAGAAACTAGGAATTCGTTCATCTCCAACGACAGAGATTATTTTTGACAACTGCCGTGTACCGAAAGAAAACGTACTAGGTGAAGAAGGTCAAGGTTTCATTATCGCGATGAAAACGCTTGATGGCGGACGTAACGGAATTGCAGCACAAGCGGTCGGGATTGCACAGGGCGCATTGGATGCAGCGGTTGATTATGCAAAAGAGCGTGTTCAGTTCGGCAAGCCGATTACTGCAAACCAAGGGATATCATTCAAGTTAGCGGATATGGCAACAGAAATTGAAGCTTCACGTTTATTGACGTACCAGGCGGCATGGTTGGAATCAAATGACTTACCATACGGAAAAGCATCGGCAATGGCAAAACTGCTTGCGGGTGATACAGCGATGAAAGTAACGACAGAAGCTGTTCAGGTTTTCGGCGGCTATGGCTATACGAAAGATTACCCGGTAGAGCGTTATATGCGCGATGCGAAGATTACGCAAATTTATGAAGGTACACAAGAAATCCAACGCCTTGTAATTTCGCGTATGATCACGAAATAG
- a CDS encoding TetR family transcriptional regulator has product MAKNDKLHVQSSIKDENKIIARRQQIIDAGVKLFKEKGFHRATTRELAKAAGFSIGTLYEYIRTKEDVLFLVCDNIFNEVTKCLTDFPSDTGTIEGLKQAIRHYYLLIDQMPEEFTIMYQETKSLQKAAMHYILDKELEMVAIFERILKDCVEAGNLSLSEDAIYLAANHIVVQGQSWAFRKWALQKRYTIDQYINLQTTMFLQGIMQFEN; this is encoded by the coding sequence ATGGCGAAAAATGATAAGCTGCACGTCCAATCGTCAATAAAAGATGAAAATAAAATTATTGCCCGCCGTCAGCAAATTATCGATGCCGGTGTGAAGCTTTTCAAAGAAAAAGGCTTCCACCGTGCAACTACAAGGGAACTTGCAAAAGCAGCTGGTTTTTCTATCGGGACTTTATATGAATATATTCGTACAAAAGAAGATGTTTTATTTTTAGTTTGCGACAATATCTTCAATGAAGTAACGAAATGTTTAACCGATTTCCCGTCCGATACAGGTACAATCGAAGGTTTGAAACAGGCGATCCGTCATTATTATTTACTGATTGATCAAATGCCTGAGGAGTTTACAATTATGTATCAAGAAACGAAGTCATTGCAAAAAGCTGCGATGCATTACATTCTCGATAAAGAACTTGAAATGGTCGCTATTTTTGAACGCATATTAAAGGACTGTGTGGAAGCTGGTAATTTATCGCTTTCTGAAGATGCAATCTATTTAGCAGCAAACCACATCGTCGTACAGGGGCAAAGTTGGGCATTCCGCAAATGGGCACTGCAAAAACGATACACGATCGATCAATATATAAATTTGCAAACAACAATGTTTTTACAAGGCATTATGCAGTTTGAAAATTAG
- a CDS encoding methylmalonyl-CoA mutase, whose product MGKTEVYKPKNHIRFVTASSLFDGHDASINIMRRILQSSGAEVIHLGHNRSVEEVVNAAIQEDAQGVALSSYQGGHIEYFKYMYDLLRDKGAPHIKIYGGGGGVILPREIKELHDYGIAGIFSPEDGRQLGLQGMINKKLEGADFSTLKGNYKELLEQLSTDTPEILANLITAAEVGGDAEIEEMLQLARTKSLNTPVIGITGTGGAGKSSLTDELIRRFLQEFPDKKLAIISVDPTKQKTGGALLGDRIRMNAIFNNRVYMRSLATRGSHTELSSSIGDVLDVVRTAGFDLILVETSGIGQGDAEITKHTDLSMYVMTSEFGAPTQLEKIDMIDFADLIAINKFERKGSEDALRQVQKQFQRSRELWEEPLDHMPVFGTIASQFNDLGTNSLFAALVAKINEKFGLDWETSYEQFVKTQKQNIVIPNDRRYYLREISETIRNYHKHAEQQALLATKWYQLEGTKALLPESETALTASIDSLLEGVQNELTAESKRILKNWNALKEAYAGDELITKVRDKEIKTILRTESLSGLKIPKVALPNFKDYGEILRWVYKENVPGEFPYTAGVFPFKREGEDPKRQFAGEGTPERTNKRFHYLSKDDDAKRLSTAFDSVTLYGEDPHTRPDIYGKVGESGVSICTLDDMKKLYAGFDLCAPSTSVSMTINGPAPIILAMFMNTAIDQQVQKREQELGRTLTVEEFTETREQTLQVVRGTVQADILKEDQGQNTCIFSTEFALRMMGDIQQYFIDHKVRNYYSVSISGYHIAEAGANPISQLAFTLANGFTYVEYYLSRGMNIDDFAPNLSFFFSNGLDPEYTVIGRVARRIWAVVMREKYGANDRSQKLKYHIQTSGRSLHAQEIDFNDIRTTLQALMALQDNCNSLHTNAYDEAITTPTEESVRRAMAIQMIITKEHGLSKNENPLQGAFIIEELTQLVEQAVLEEFDRMNDRGGVLGAMETQYQRGKIQEESMHYEHLKHSGQLPIIGVNTYLNPNPPSEEAINNMEIARASKEEKDLQIANLAGFKEANADNSQKALDQLKEVAKTGGNIFEELMETVKVASLGQITQALYEVGGQYRRNM is encoded by the coding sequence ATGGGGAAAACTGAAGTATACAAACCAAAAAATCATATTCGCTTTGTCACAGCATCGAGCCTTTTTGATGGGCATGATGCTTCAATAAATATTATGCGCCGAATTTTACAGTCAAGTGGGGCTGAGGTCATTCATTTAGGCCACAATCGTTCTGTAGAGGAAGTGGTTAATGCTGCAATACAGGAAGATGCGCAAGGGGTGGCACTATCTTCATATCAGGGCGGTCATATTGAATATTTCAAATATATGTACGATCTGCTTCGCGATAAAGGGGCACCACATATTAAAATTTACGGTGGCGGCGGTGGTGTAATATTGCCGCGCGAAATTAAGGAACTGCATGATTATGGCATTGCCGGCATTTTTTCACCGGAAGATGGGCGCCAATTAGGTTTACAAGGGATGATAAACAAAAAGCTTGAAGGTGCAGATTTTTCTACACTAAAAGGAAATTACAAAGAACTTTTAGAACAACTTTCGACTGATACGCCGGAAATTTTGGCGAATTTAATTACAGCTGCCGAAGTTGGCGGGGATGCAGAAATTGAAGAAATGCTGCAGCTTGCACGAACTAAAAGCTTAAACACACCGGTTATTGGGATTACCGGTACAGGCGGCGCAGGGAAATCTTCGCTGACAGACGAACTTATCCGCCGATTCCTGCAAGAATTCCCGGATAAGAAACTTGCCATTATATCGGTTGACCCGACAAAACAAAAAACAGGCGGGGCTTTATTAGGTGACCGTATCCGTATGAATGCCATCTTTAATAATCGCGTTTACATGCGCAGTTTGGCAACACGCGGCTCACATACGGAATTATCAAGTTCGATTGGTGATGTACTCGATGTTGTACGCACAGCAGGATTTGATTTAATCCTTGTTGAAACAAGTGGTATCGGGCAAGGGGATGCTGAAATTACGAAACATACAGACCTTTCGATGTATGTAATGACGAGCGAATTCGGTGCACCGACACAGCTTGAAAAAATCGACATGATCGATTTTGCAGATTTGATTGCGATCAACAAATTTGAACGAAAAGGTTCTGAGGATGCATTGCGTCAAGTTCAGAAACAATTCCAGCGTTCACGTGAACTATGGGAAGAGCCACTTGATCATATGCCTGTATTCGGGACAATCGCTTCGCAGTTCAATGATTTAGGGACGAACTCATTATTTGCGGCTCTTGTAGCGAAAATTAATGAGAAGTTCGGATTAGATTGGGAAACTTCGTATGAGCAATTTGTGAAAACGCAAAAACAAAACATCGTTATTCCGAATGACCGTCGCTATTACTTGCGCGAAATCTCGGAAACGATCAGAAATTATCATAAGCATGCGGAACAGCAGGCATTACTGGCAACGAAGTGGTATCAGCTTGAAGGAACGAAAGCACTGCTTCCGGAAAGTGAAACAGCATTAACTGCATCAATTGATTCTTTACTGGAAGGCGTTCAAAATGAATTAACTGCAGAGTCGAAGCGTATACTGAAAAATTGGAATGCATTAAAAGAAGCTTACGCTGGCGACGAACTCATTACGAAAGTGCGTGATAAGGAGATTAAAACCATTTTACGTACCGAGTCTCTGTCAGGCTTGAAGATTCCGAAAGTCGCGTTGCCGAACTTTAAAGATTACGGTGAAATTTTACGCTGGGTGTATAAAGAAAATGTACCAGGTGAATTCCCTTATACAGCAGGTGTTTTCCCGTTCAAACGTGAAGGTGAAGACCCGAAACGTCAATTTGCGGGTGAAGGGACTCCTGAGCGTACAAATAAACGGTTCCACTATTTATCTAAAGATGATGATGCAAAGCGTTTATCGACGGCATTTGATTCAGTAACGTTATACGGGGAAGATCCTCATACACGTCCTGACATATACGGAAAAGTAGGGGAGTCTGGTGTAAGCATCTGTACATTGGATGATATGAAAAAACTTTATGCAGGCTTCGATCTATGTGCACCTTCTACATCTGTATCGATGACGATTAACGGACCTGCACCAATTATTTTGGCAATGTTTATGAATACAGCAATCGACCAGCAAGTACAAAAGCGTGAACAGGAGTTGGGCCGTACTTTAACGGTGGAAGAATTTACAGAAACGCGTGAACAGACATTGCAAGTAGTGCGCGGTACCGTACAGGCGGATATTTTAAAAGAGGATCAGGGGCAAAATACATGTATCTTCTCAACAGAATTTGCGCTGCGTATGATGGGCGATATCCAACAATATTTCATCGATCATAAAGTAAGAAATTATTACTCGGTATCCATTTCAGGCTACCATATCGCCGAAGCAGGGGCGAATCCAATTTCGCAGCTTGCATTTACATTGGCAAACGGTTTTACGTATGTTGAATATTATTTAAGCCGCGGTATGAATATCGATGATTTTGCACCGAACTTAAGCTTCTTCTTCTCGAACGGTCTTGACCCTGAATATACAGTCATCGGTCGTGTAGCACGTCGCATCTGGGCTGTTGTCATGCGTGAAAAGTACGGTGCAAATGACCGCTCGCAAAAGCTGAAATACCATATTCAAACTTCGGGCCGCAGTCTGCATGCACAGGAAATCGATTTCAATGATATTCGTACAACACTGCAGGCATTGATGGCATTGCAGGACAACTGTAACTCACTGCATACAAATGCATACGATGAAGCAATTACTACGCCTACTGAAGAATCAGTACGCCGCGCGATGGCGATTCAAATGATTATTACAAAGGAACACGGCTTATCGAAAAATGAAAACCCGTTACAAGGGGCATTCATTATCGAAGAGCTTACACAACTAGTAGAGCAGGCGGTGCTGGAAGAGTTTGACCGCATGAATGATCGCGGCGGGGTACTTGGTGCGATGGAAACACAGTATCAGCGCGGGAAAATCCAAGAAGAATCGATGCACTATGAGCATTTAAAACATTCAGGACAACTGCCGATTATTGGCGTAAACACGTATTTAAACCCGAATCCGCCATCTGAAGAAGCGATCAATAACATGGAGATTGCACGTGCATCTAAAGAAGAAAAAGATCTACAAATTGCAAACTTGGCAGGCTTTAAAGAAGCGAATGCGGACAATAGTCAAAAAGCGCTAGATCAATTAAAAGAAGTCGCAAAAACAGGCGGCAATATTTTTGAAGAACTAATGGAAACAGTTAAAGTAGCAAGCCTTGGCCAAATTACTCAGGCCCTCTATGAAGTAGGCGGCCAATACCGCCGTAATATGTAA
- a CDS encoding DNA-directed RNA polymerase subunit delta, with translation MHDLNFRGMTDEQLAEESLIDLAYALLEDKKQAMPLNELLKGIQALNGISDEDLKSRLVQFYTDLNVEGRFLLNQENGWGLREWYKVETIEEETAPTIKTRKKKAKAVDDEDEDEVIDLEEEDVLFEEDYDEFVDDEEEEEEVDEDIDFVEEDIEEIDPDIDEELIDEDDTFIIEDDDEEEIDEELDEEDEELK, from the coding sequence GTGCACGATTTGAACTTTCGTGGTATGACAGATGAACAATTAGCAGAAGAGTCATTAATCGACTTAGCATACGCACTATTAGAAGATAAAAAACAAGCAATGCCATTAAATGAATTATTAAAAGGTATTCAAGCATTAAATGGGATTTCGGATGAAGATTTAAAATCACGTTTAGTGCAATTTTATACTGACTTAAACGTAGAAGGCCGTTTTTTATTAAACCAAGAAAATGGCTGGGGTTTACGTGAGTGGTATAAAGTAGAAACAATCGAAGAAGAAACAGCGCCAACAATTAAGACACGTAAGAAGAAAGCAAAAGCTGTTGACGACGAAGATGAAGATGAAGTTATCGACCTTGAAGAAGAGGATGTTTTATTCGAGGAAGATTACGATGAATTCGTTGACGACGAAGAAGAAGAGGAAGAAGTGGATGAGGACATCGACTTCGTTGAAGAAGACATAGAAGAAATCGATCCTGACATCGATGAAGAACTAATCGATGAAGATGATACATTTATTATCGAGGATGATGATGAAGAAGAAATAGATGAAGAGTTAGACGAAGAAGACGAAGAGTTAAAATAA
- a CDS encoding CTP synthetase, producing the protein MTKYIFVTGGVVSSLGKGIVAASLGRLLKNRGLEVTIQKFDPYLNIDPGTMSPYQHGEVFVTDDGAEADLDLGHYERFIDINLGKHSTVTSGKVYQSVLNKERRGDYNGGTVQVIPHVTNEIKDRVQRAGRETSADVVITEIGGTVGDFESLSFLEAIRQMRRDLGHENVMYIHCTLMPYIAAAGEMKTKPTQHSVKELRSLGIQPNIIVLRTEQPVPQDMKEKIALFCDVKPSDIIESRDAEHLYEVPLNLHAQGFDQIVLDHFGITAPKADMTDWKELVHLVKNLEHKTRIALVGKYVELQDAYISVVEALKHAGYVYNSDIEIDWINAEHVTAENVDELLGQADGILVPGGFGDRGVEGKIESIRYARENDVPFFGICLGMQMATVEFARNVMGLEGAHSTELDKNTKYPIIDFLPDQTEDTDIGGTLRLGLYPCKLKEGSRARAAYNGEELVYERHRHRYEFNNEFREAMEAEGMVFSGLSPNNKLVEIVELPEKKFFVAGQFHPELISRPQRPQPLFREFVGAAFNNKK; encoded by the coding sequence ATGACAAAGTATATTTTCGTAACAGGTGGGGTAGTTTCATCACTTGGTAAAGGGATTGTAGCAGCATCATTAGGTCGTTTATTAAAAAATCGTGGATTGGAAGTAACAATTCAAAAATTTGATCCATATTTAAATATTGATCCAGGTACAATGAGCCCTTACCAGCATGGTGAAGTATTCGTTACAGATGATGGTGCAGAAGCGGACTTAGACTTAGGTCACTATGAGCGATTCATTGATATTAATCTTGGTAAACACTCAACTGTTACTTCAGGTAAAGTATATCAATCGGTACTAAATAAAGAGCGCCGCGGTGATTACAATGGTGGTACAGTTCAAGTAATTCCTCACGTAACAAATGAAATTAAAGATCGTGTACAACGTGCTGGCCGTGAAACTTCTGCTGATGTTGTTATTACGGAAATCGGTGGTACAGTAGGTGACTTTGAATCACTTTCATTCCTTGAAGCGATTCGTCAAATGCGCCGTGATTTAGGCCATGAAAATGTAATGTACATTCACTGTACATTAATGCCTTATATTGCAGCTGCTGGTGAAATGAAAACAAAACCGACACAGCACTCTGTTAAAGAGTTACGTTCATTAGGTATTCAGCCAAATATTATCGTATTACGTACAGAACAACCAGTGCCGCAGGACATGAAAGAAAAAATCGCGTTATTCTGTGACGTAAAACCTTCTGATATTATCGAATCACGTGATGCAGAACATTTATACGAAGTTCCATTAAATCTTCATGCACAAGGCTTTGACCAAATCGTTCTTGATCATTTCGGTATTACAGCGCCGAAAGCAGATATGACAGATTGGAAAGAGCTTGTACATTTAGTGAAAAACTTGGAGCACAAAACACGTATCGCTTTAGTAGGGAAATACGTAGAATTGCAAGATGCTTATATTTCAGTTGTTGAAGCATTAAAACATGCAGGTTATGTATACAATTCGGATATCGAAATCGACTGGATCAATGCTGAGCATGTTACAGCTGAAAATGTTGATGAGTTGTTAGGACAAGCAGACGGTATTTTAGTACCAGGTGGTTTCGGCGACCGTGGTGTTGAAGGGAAAATCGAATCTATCCGTTATGCACGTGAAAACGATGTACCGTTCTTCGGTATTTGCCTAGGTATGCAAATGGCGACAGTAGAATTTGCTCGTAATGTTATGGGCTTGGAAGGCGCACATTCAACAGAACTGGACAAAAACACGAAGTATCCGATTATCGATTTCTTGCCAGATCAAACAGAAGATACAGATATCGGCGGAACATTACGTCTTGGTTTATATCCATGTAAATTAAAAGAAGGATCTCGTGCACGCGCGGCTTACAATGGTGAAGAGTTAGTATACGAACGTCACCGTCACCGTTACGAGTTCAACAATGAATTCCGTGAAGCAATGGAAGCGGAAGGTATGGTATTCTCAGGATTATCTCCTAACAACAAATTAGTAGAAATTGTTGAACTACCAGAGAAGAAATTCTTTGTTGCGGGTCAGTTCCACCCGGAATTAATTTCACGACCACAACGTCCACAACCATTATTCCGTGAGTTTGTTGGCGCAGCATTTAATAATAAAAAATAA